Sequence from the Gemmatimonadota bacterium genome:
CACCGGCCGCGAACGTCCCGCGCCCCTCAAGCTCGCCGGAATGGCGATCGCGATCGTGGGCACCGTCTGGCTGATCGGGCCCGATCGCATCGCCTTCGATCATGACACCGCGCTCGGCAACCTGTCGATCGAAGTCGGCATGGTGGCCTACGCGCTGTATCTGGTCTACTCACGAGCGCTGGTGCGTCGCCACGGCTCCATTCCCTCGGTCGCACTGATCTTCACTTCCGCCGCGATCGGCTACTTCCCGATCGGCGCGTGGGCGCTCTGGCATCTGGATTGGACCACGGTGCCACTGTCGGCGTGGTGGTGGACGCTCTGGATCGTGTTGGGGCCGACGGTGGGGACCTACTTTCTCAATCTCTGGGCGCTCAAGCGCACCTCGTCGAACGTCGTGGCCGGCTTTGTCTACCTGCAACCGATGTTGACCGCGGTGGTCGCGCCGCTGGTGCTCGCGGGCGAGCAGTTGACGCCGCGAGCGATCGGCGCCGGGCTCGCGATCTTTGTGGGGTTGGGGTGCATCCTCCGCGCCGAGCAGATGGCGCTCGAGGCCTCGGCGGCGGGCGCGGAGAGCTAGCGGGCCGCGGGTCGGGCCCGGCCACGTCCCGCACGCACCAACCGCTCGAGCCGCTCGCCGAGGCGGTCCACGGCATCGCGGTGGGCCGCGAGCGCCGTGGCCAACTGCGCGCGTTCGGCCATGAACGATTCCAGCACGGCGGTCAGGTGTTCATCACGCGCGCTGCGTCGCGCCGCCACCATGTTCGCTTCCTCGATCGCGGGCCAGAGCGCCCGGGCCGAACTCTCGAGGCCGCCCGCGAGTTCCGTGATTCGGCGCGCGGTCACTTCGCTCGCCTCGGCCTCCCGAATCGCTTCGGTCAACGCGTGGCGGAGCGTCTCCAGTTCCGATTGCAGTGCGGTGCCGTCGCTGGCGAGGGCCGCCGTCTGCGCGGCAATCGCGCTCGACGCATCGGTGGTGGCATCGGCGAGGCGCCGGATCTCCTCGGCGAGGA
This genomic interval carries:
- a CDS encoding DMT family transporter, producing MSLGVILALVMVQVLFASLAITGKFVLPFVPAFALVAFRLAGGAIVFDLVRRRQAVVVIPRGDRWRLIGLGLLGLAINQTLFLFGLRHSTAINATILVATIPVLTAIIGVVTGRERPAPLKLAGMAIAIVGTVWLIGPDRIAFDHDTALGNLSIEVGMVAYALYLVYSRALVRRHGSIPSVALIFTSAAIGYFPIGAWALWHLDWTTVPLSAWWWTLWIVLGPTVGTYFLNLWALKRTSSNVVAGFVYLQPMLTAVVAPLVLAGEQLTPRAIGAGLAIFVGLGCILRAEQMALEASAAGAES